In Halobacillus amylolyticus, the following proteins share a genomic window:
- a CDS encoding F510_1955 family glycosylhydrolase yields the protein MKKKFLFFALILITVITGCSQADSSDQGASKEIMSPFQGKVEHVHGMGYLDEDTLAFASHTGLKLYQDEKWAQTTSHKNDYMGFNVVDEGFYTSGHPGQESNLPNPIGIQKAAGIDKGLKSLALEGESDFHAMGVGYRNHSIYVLNQRANSLMDLGLYRSFDDGETWEKLRAENLPENIFQIAVHPDNEQMVSVATKTGIYLSRDAGDTFKLISEEGQGSGLFFTKEKLYYGIYNNEGQSFKAYGLSDGSKQELPLPELEEDALMYVAKPPKQNEKIAIFTVNGSSFVSKDSGQTWTQILEEGETIIN from the coding sequence ATGAAGAAGAAATTTTTGTTTTTTGCGCTCATTTTAATTACTGTTATAACAGGCTGTAGCCAGGCTGACTCTAGCGATCAAGGGGCCTCTAAGGAGATAATGTCTCCTTTCCAAGGAAAAGTGGAACATGTTCATGGGATGGGATATTTAGATGAGGATACACTTGCCTTTGCTTCTCATACCGGATTAAAACTCTATCAGGATGAGAAGTGGGCCCAAACAACCTCACATAAAAACGATTATATGGGCTTTAATGTGGTTGACGAGGGTTTTTATACTTCTGGTCATCCAGGGCAGGAAAGTAATTTACCCAACCCTATTGGTATCCAAAAGGCAGCAGGTATTGATAAGGGGCTAAAAAGCCTGGCATTAGAAGGTGAAAGTGATTTCCATGCCATGGGTGTAGGTTATAGAAATCATTCGATTTATGTACTAAATCAACGCGCGAACTCACTAATGGATCTAGGACTTTATAGAAGCTTCGATGATGGAGAGACATGGGAGAAATTAAGGGCTGAAAACTTGCCAGAAAACATCTTTCAAATTGCTGTTCATCCGGACAATGAACAGATGGTTTCTGTCGCCACAAAGACTGGAATTTATCTTAGTAGAGACGCGGGAGATACATTTAAGTTGATCTCAGAAGAAGGGCAAGGAAGTGGCTTGTTTTTTACAAAAGAGAAGTTATATTATGGTATCTATAATAATGAGGGACAATCCTTTAAGGCTTATGGCTTGTCCGACGGATCGAAACAGGAGTTGCCACTGCCCGAGCTCGAAGAAGATGCTCTGATGTATGTAGCTAAACCCCCCAAACAAAATGAAAAGATAGCGATTTTCACCGTTAATGGGAGTAGTTTTGTGTCAAAAGATAGTGGCCAAACGTGGACCCAAATTTTGGAGGAAGGGGAAACAATTATAAACTAA
- the resA gene encoding thiol-disulfide oxidoreductase ResA: MKNRKKRFIMRVSILSVFALIIGFVLYQNFTKGSGVVNAGDMAPDFNLETLSGETIQLSDYRGQGVFLNVWATYCKPCEKEMPYIESQYQYFKDKGVKVLAVDVGESEVTVRSFVERKGMTFPVLMDHGEQLLDIYGIGPIPVTFLIDENGKVVDRITAGMTEKEIHDYMKRIQPNDWRSSNG, translated from the coding sequence GTGAAGAATCGCAAGAAACGATTCATCATGCGTGTTTCGATTTTAAGCGTATTTGCTCTTATAATTGGATTTGTTCTATACCAAAATTTTACAAAGGGTTCAGGTGTTGTTAATGCGGGGGACATGGCACCTGACTTTAATTTGGAGACACTCTCTGGTGAAACCATACAATTAAGTGATTATAGAGGACAAGGGGTTTTCTTAAATGTATGGGCTACATACTGTAAACCCTGTGAGAAAGAGATGCCTTATATTGAAAGTCAATATCAGTATTTTAAAGATAAAGGTGTAAAAGTGTTGGCCGTGGATGTGGGAGAAAGTGAGGTAACGGTAAGATCATTTGTAGAGCGTAAAGGAATGACATTTCCTGTTCTAATGGACCACGGGGAGCAATTGCTAGATATTTATGGTATTGGCCCCATTCCAGTAACATTTTTGATTGATGAGAATGGGAAAGTCGTTGATCGTATCACTGCTGGGATGACGGAGAAAGAAATCCATGATTATATGAAGAGAATACAGCCAAACGATTGGAGAAGTTCGAATGGCTGA
- a CDS encoding cytochrome c biogenesis CcdA family protein, protein MADVNILLAFGAGFLSFISPCCLPLYPAFLSYITGMSVDELKTKNLLTQKQPLLHTLFFLGGFSVIFVAIGFSTSWIGGWFIRYDDLIRQLGAILIIFLGLVTVGIFKPGLFMRDYKVSFKNRPQGYVGSSAVGMAFAAGWTPCTGPILAAVIALGVSSPNQAVIYMISYVLGFSIPFLIMALFIGRLKWIKRHNRKVVKFGGYAMIFMGVFLFFGWMTQLTSFITNEFFGGWTGF, encoded by the coding sequence ATGGCTGATGTCAATATATTGTTGGCGTTCGGTGCGGGGTTTTTATCCTTTATCTCCCCCTGTTGCTTACCTCTGTACCCAGCGTTTTTATCGTACATAACAGGAATGTCGGTTGATGAATTGAAAACTAAAAACCTGTTGACTCAAAAACAGCCCCTCCTACACACATTATTTTTCCTTGGTGGATTCTCGGTTATCTTTGTTGCCATAGGATTTTCTACTTCATGGATTGGAGGATGGTTTATTCGCTACGATGATCTGATCCGGCAATTAGGGGCTATTCTAATTATCTTTTTGGGTCTAGTTACGGTTGGAATCTTTAAGCCAGGACTCTTCATGAGAGATTATAAAGTCTCCTTTAAAAATCGTCCTCAAGGGTATGTTGGATCAAGTGCTGTAGGAATGGCTTTTGCGGCGGGGTGGACACCATGCACGGGACCTATCCTTGCTGCAGTTATCGCACTTGGTGTGTCATCTCCGAACCAGGCAGTCATCTATATGATTAGCTATGTACTAGGATTTTCTATTCCGTTTCTTATCATGGCACTGTTTATTGGACGTTTAAAGTGGATCAAGAGGCATAATAGAAAAGTTGTGAAATTTGGAGGATATGCCATGATTTTTATGGGGGTCTTTTTATTTTTTGGATGGATGACCCAACTGACTTCATTTATAACTAACGAATTTTTCGGGGGATGGACGGGATTCTGA
- the lgt gene encoding prolipoprotein diacylglyceryl transferase, with amino-acid sequence MESSIEPLGRVAIEFGPLTIYWYGIIIALGASLGLYITLKESERVGIDKNHFMDLVLYAIPISIVSARIYYVVFEWDRYVGGSWWDIFAIWEGGIAIHGALIGAVLTTVVYARKKRVPFWKMVDVAALGLLVGQAIGRWGNFMNQEAHGGPVTRGFLESLSLPDWIINQMYIEGTYYHPTFLYESIWNVAGLVLLLFLRRKVSLRQGELFLSYVIWYSIGRFFIEGMRTDSLMLTSSLRMAQVISILLIIGSLLFWWYRRKFKEPLPEYEE; translated from the coding sequence ATGGAATCATCCATTGAACCGTTAGGTCGGGTAGCTATCGAGTTCGGTCCCCTCACTATTTATTGGTACGGGATCATTATCGCACTAGGGGCATCTTTAGGTTTATATATCACCTTAAAGGAAAGTGAACGTGTAGGTATCGATAAGAATCACTTTATGGATTTAGTTCTTTATGCTATTCCGATTTCAATTGTATCTGCAAGAATCTATTATGTTGTGTTTGAATGGGATCGTTATGTTGGAGGGTCTTGGTGGGATATTTTTGCCATTTGGGAAGGCGGTATTGCTATACATGGAGCGTTGATTGGAGCCGTCCTAACAACAGTAGTTTACGCAAGGAAGAAAAGAGTTCCTTTTTGGAAAATGGTAGATGTAGCTGCACTCGGATTATTAGTGGGACAGGCGATCGGTCGTTGGGGTAATTTTATGAATCAAGAAGCACATGGAGGACCTGTTACAAGGGGTTTTCTTGAAAGTCTCTCCCTTCCAGATTGGATTATTAACCAAATGTACATCGAAGGAACCTACTATCACCCAACTTTCTTATATGAATCGATATGGAATGTTGCGGGTCTCGTCCTCTTGCTTTTTCTGAGACGAAAGGTGAGTTTGAGGCAAGGAGAACTTTTTCTTAGTTACGTAATCTGGTATTCAATCGGAAGATTCTTCATAGAAGGGATGCGTACAGACAGTTTAATGTTAACTTCCTCTCTACGGATGGCCCAGGTAATATCAATCTTGCTTATAATAGGTAGTCTTCTTTTTTGGTGGTATCGAAGAAAATTCAAAGAGCCTTTGCCTGAATATGAAGAGTAA
- a CDS encoding HAMP domain-containing sensor histidine kinase: MKNKISLKLGFLFLILMVLIELILFFVLYTNLSNQRIDEVLNGLLARGGGHRDVLENNFDPSTLAHVALMESEAMTDVVITDTRGEIIAASTELEPGMRELINLPLGNLTHHGRVIEKRWKTEPYVATLSPIKVGGELEGYVYMFSPSFIISEIISQLSNQFILVMGITLVITIVTVYILTKLITKPLIHMKEETEKLSKGETRIDLKYSHNDELGVLAQSITRLGKDLDRLKHERHEFLSSIAHELRTPLTYLKGYADIVSKPEMDSGNRQKYLTIIKEEAKHLTNMVEQLFQLARIDENSFSIQRKKQVIFPLLRQVRNRMYPLLEEKEIELYISCPDGVSIYIDETRFQQVMNNIIDNAITYSPQKSTISIRVLAEDSYVVITVTDEGPGVPEESLPYLFDRLYRLEKSRSRAYGGSGIGLAIVKEIVEVHEGRVFARNLKHGGLSIIMHWPKEEEE; this comes from the coding sequence ATGAAAAATAAAATTTCACTGAAACTAGGGTTTCTATTTTTAATTTTAATGGTGCTTATTGAATTGATTTTATTTTTTGTTCTGTACACAAATTTGTCAAACCAGAGAATTGATGAAGTGTTGAATGGTTTGTTAGCTAGGGGCGGAGGGCATCGGGATGTACTTGAAAATAACTTTGACCCTTCTACCCTTGCTCATGTAGCTCTGATGGAATCAGAGGCTATGACAGATGTAGTTATAACTGATACGAGAGGGGAAATAATTGCTGCTTCTACTGAATTAGAACCTGGTATGAGAGAACTGATTAACCTTCCATTAGGTAACCTGACTCACCATGGAAGAGTAATTGAAAAAAGGTGGAAAACAGAGCCTTATGTTGCCACACTATCTCCTATAAAGGTAGGAGGAGAATTAGAAGGCTACGTGTACATGTTCTCACCTTCTTTCATTATTTCTGAAATTATTTCACAATTATCAAATCAATTCATCTTAGTTATGGGTATTACCTTAGTGATCACCATCGTTACCGTCTATATTCTGACAAAGCTCATTACAAAACCCCTGATTCACATGAAAGAAGAGACGGAGAAACTTAGTAAGGGAGAAACGAGGATAGACTTAAAATATAGTCACAATGATGAGCTTGGAGTACTCGCTCAGTCCATCACACGATTGGGTAAGGACTTAGACCGATTAAAACACGAACGACATGAATTTTTATCATCCATCGCGCATGAATTGAGAACACCTCTGACCTATTTGAAAGGGTATGCTGATATTGTTTCCAAACCTGAAATGGATTCAGGAAACAGACAGAAATACTTAACTATTATTAAAGAAGAGGCCAAACATCTTACAAATATGGTAGAACAACTGTTCCAACTAGCAAGAATCGACGAGAATTCTTTTTCTATCCAGCGAAAAAAACAAGTTATTTTCCCATTACTTAGACAAGTTAGAAATCGTATGTATCCTTTGTTAGAAGAGAAAGAGATAGAGTTGTATATCAGCTGTCCTGACGGTGTATCTATATATATTGATGAAACACGTTTTCAACAGGTGATGAACAACATCATAGACAATGCCATTACATATAGTCCTCAGAAATCTACTATTTCTATTCGTGTCTTAGCAGAAGATAGTTATGTAGTGATAACTGTAACGGATGAAGGGCCTGGTGTCCCAGAAGAATCCTTGCCTTACCTTTTTGACAGGCTTTATCGTCTAGAAAAATCAAGGTCAAGAGCCTATGGTGGTTCAGGAATAGGTTTAGCCATTGTTAAAGAAATTGTGGAGGTCCACGAGGGGAGGGTATTTGCACGAAATCTAAAACATGGAGGGCTATCGATCATCATGCATTGGCCAAAGGAGGAAGAAGAGTGA
- a CDS encoding response regulator transcription factor, which yields MKRLLLVDDERRMLDLLGLYLEPYGFQCDKVLSGHKALSLFKTYHYDLILLDIMMKDMDGFETCRRIREITDIPIIMITAKDQKQDILRGLKAGADDYITKPFDEDIMLARIQTQLRRGGKEQNVLVYDRLIWKQDTYQLLYLDKEINVTPKEFQLIGLLMKRPNHVYDREHLLELIWGSDSETESRTIDSHVRNIREKIRQKGFPIDKHLKTVWGIGYKWVS from the coding sequence GTGAAGAGGTTACTTCTAGTAGACGATGAACGAAGAATGCTGGACTTACTGGGGCTGTATTTGGAGCCCTATGGGTTTCAATGCGACAAAGTATTAAGTGGTCACAAAGCGTTGTCATTATTTAAAACTTATCACTATGACTTAATTTTACTTGATATTATGATGAAAGATATGGATGGTTTTGAAACATGTCGACGTATTAGGGAAATCACGGATATTCCTATCATCATGATTACGGCCAAGGACCAAAAACAAGATATCCTCCGTGGTTTAAAAGCGGGGGCAGATGACTATATTACGAAACCCTTCGATGAGGATATTATGTTGGCACGTATCCAGACACAATTGCGTCGGGGTGGGAAGGAACAGAATGTGTTGGTCTATGATCGCTTAATTTGGAAGCAAGATACCTACCAGCTTCTATACCTCGATAAAGAAATTAATGTTACTCCTAAGGAATTTCAATTGATAGGGCTCTTAATGAAACGACCTAATCATGTATACGACAGAGAGCACCTCTTGGAGTTGATTTGGGGCAGTGATTCAGAAACAGAAAGCAGGACTATTGATTCGCATGTCCGCAATATAAGGGAAAAGATTAGACAAAAAGGGTTTCCGATAGATAAGCATCTAAAAACTGTCTGGGGAATTGGATACAAATGGGTAAGCTAA
- a CDS encoding copper-translocating P-type ATPase — MIQDFIGLEFSFSYDQYVLFGLATFVFFYGGWPFLTGAIDELKNKNPGMMTLIGLAIFVAYGYSSMVVFGWEGRNFFWELATLVDIMLLGHWIEMKSVMGASNALQELVKLMPSEAHRVNENGETEDVPIHELSNEDHVLVKPGEKIPVDGIILEGKSAIDESMLTGESVPVEKNQEDEVIGGSINKEGSLTIQVKNTGDDTYLSQVINLVKEAQSSKSRAQDLANRAAKWLFYLALAAGITTFIIWIAIGSTIDVAVERMVTVMVITCPHALGLAAPLVVAVSTAISAKKGLLIRNRTQFENARNLDAVIFDKTGTLTKGEFGVTDVIPAQGYEANDVIYWAASAEQNSEHPLARGIIQKAENEDVSLDAVENFESMTGKGLQGDVAGKNVKVVSPGYMKDENISYDTSPFENLSEEGKTVVFVVLDGQLAGMVALADMVRDSAKEAISALKEKGIHSIMLTGDNQKVADWVAEQLDMDEVYAEVLPDHKADQVKKVQSDGRKVAMTGDGVNDAPALATADVGIAIGSGTDVAVETADIVLVKSNPKDIVSIVELSKNTYKKMVQNLWWAAGYNIVAIPLAAGILAPIGIILSPAVGAILMSLSTIVVAINAKLLKA, encoded by the coding sequence ATGATACAGGATTTCATCGGTTTGGAATTTTCCTTTTCATATGATCAGTATGTGTTATTCGGTTTAGCTACCTTTGTATTTTTTTATGGCGGCTGGCCATTTCTGACAGGGGCTATTGACGAGTTGAAAAATAAGAATCCAGGGATGATGACCTTGATTGGTCTCGCCATTTTCGTCGCTTATGGCTACAGTTCTATGGTCGTTTTTGGCTGGGAAGGCCGTAACTTTTTCTGGGAACTTGCAACCTTGGTGGATATCATGCTGCTTGGTCACTGGATTGAAATGAAGTCGGTTATGGGGGCTTCCAATGCGTTACAAGAACTTGTCAAGTTAATGCCTAGTGAGGCTCACCGAGTAAACGAAAATGGGGAGACAGAGGATGTACCGATTCATGAACTGAGTAATGAAGATCATGTGTTAGTGAAGCCCGGTGAAAAAATCCCGGTTGACGGTATCATTCTGGAAGGTAAATCTGCTATAGATGAATCGATGCTAACAGGGGAGTCTGTGCCGGTAGAAAAGAATCAGGAAGATGAAGTCATCGGTGGTTCGATCAACAAAGAAGGAAGTCTCACGATTCAAGTGAAAAATACGGGAGATGACACGTACCTTTCTCAAGTCATTAACTTAGTAAAGGAAGCACAGAGTTCGAAATCTCGTGCTCAGGACCTAGCCAACCGGGCTGCAAAATGGCTGTTCTATTTAGCATTAGCGGCAGGGATTACTACTTTTATTATTTGGATCGCTATCGGATCAACTATTGATGTAGCTGTCGAAAGAATGGTGACGGTCATGGTCATTACATGTCCGCATGCTTTAGGTCTGGCAGCACCATTAGTTGTTGCTGTTTCAACGGCCATTTCAGCAAAAAAAGGTCTTTTAATCCGGAATCGCACCCAATTTGAGAATGCACGTAATTTAGATGCTGTCATTTTTGATAAAACAGGAACACTCACCAAAGGCGAGTTTGGCGTTACAGATGTGATCCCTGCACAAGGGTATGAGGCCAATGACGTGATTTATTGGGCGGCAAGTGCTGAACAGAATTCTGAGCATCCCTTAGCAAGAGGTATTATCCAAAAAGCTGAGAATGAAGATGTTTCCCTAGATGCTGTAGAAAATTTTGAATCGATGACAGGAAAAGGTTTGCAAGGTGATGTCGCTGGAAAAAATGTAAAAGTAGTCAGCCCAGGATATATGAAAGATGAAAATATTTCCTATGATACATCACCTTTTGAAAATCTTTCTGAAGAAGGGAAAACCGTTGTATTTGTTGTCCTCGATGGTCAATTAGCCGGCATGGTTGCTTTAGCTGACATGGTTCGGGATTCAGCGAAAGAAGCCATATCTGCACTTAAGGAAAAAGGCATCCATTCCATTATGCTGACAGGAGACAACCAGAAAGTGGCCGATTGGGTCGCTGAACAGTTGGATATGGATGAGGTGTATGCTGAGGTGTTGCCAGATCATAAAGCAGACCAAGTGAAGAAAGTGCAGTCAGATGGAAGAAAGGTTGCGATGACAGGGGATGGAGTCAATGATGCACCTGCCTTAGCAACAGCTGATGTAGGAATAGCTATTGGAAGTGGTACGGATGTGGCTGTGGAGACTGCAGACATCGTACTCGTTAAGAGTAACCCAAAAGATATTGTATCGATTGTAGAATTATCTAAGAACACGTATAAGAAGATGGTTCAAAATTTATGGTGGGCAGCAGGATATAATATCGTAGCCATTCCATTAGCAGCAGGCATCCTTGCACCTATTGGAATTATTTTAAGTCCAGCAGTTGGAGCCATTCTCATGAGCTTGAGTACCATTGTTGTGGCCATCAATGCCAAGTTACTTAAAGCGTAG
- the spoIIP gene encoding stage II sporulation protein P yields the protein MHKQRPTYFISKSMRLIIKYTLPMIVILYLIVTLITSTGLKEYFVSPFIYSISKVAPEEAALFIMAQEMTPLRVHYSDKVTKQFDWMEMAINVDVGDIRSLLGREIPGLERYHTEIAIAGKGTDLSTLPVESLPPTEEQLQNQEVNKSQLDLAEEEGPPQKIEEISEKSVFIYHSHSWEAFKPLIKSEHPQNASSTNEKVNVIAVGTKLKEELESRGIGVKHDKTNVTRGLKENNLDYTHSYDFSRELVQEALAQNDNLSYLIDIHRDSQPRSITTTTINGKDYARLFFIVGKENKKFGQNLEVAKEINAALEQKYPGISRGVFVKTKSEGNGVYNQDLTNRAMLLEFGGVENNLNELYNSIEAFAEVFSTYYRGDAEKVNAN from the coding sequence ATGCATAAACAACGCCCTACTTATTTCATTTCAAAATCTATGCGACTAATTATCAAATATACTCTGCCTATGATTGTTATTCTCTACCTAATCGTTACGCTAATCACAAGTACTGGATTAAAGGAATATTTTGTTTCTCCTTTTATTTATTCCATTTCAAAGGTAGCGCCTGAGGAGGCGGCACTTTTTATCATGGCCCAGGAGATGACACCTTTAAGGGTGCATTATTCTGACAAGGTAACGAAACAGTTTGACTGGATGGAAATGGCTATAAACGTAGATGTTGGAGATATCCGTAGTTTGTTAGGAAGAGAGATCCCAGGACTTGAACGTTATCACACTGAAATTGCCATAGCCGGTAAAGGAACTGATTTAAGTACTCTTCCGGTGGAATCCCTTCCACCAACTGAAGAACAATTACAGAACCAAGAGGTCAACAAAAGCCAGCTAGATTTAGCTGAAGAGGAGGGTCCTCCGCAAAAAATCGAGGAAATCTCCGAAAAGTCTGTTTTTATCTATCATTCACACAGCTGGGAAGCTTTTAAACCTTTAATCAAAAGTGAGCACCCTCAAAATGCATCTAGCACTAATGAAAAAGTCAATGTCATAGCAGTGGGCACCAAATTGAAAGAAGAATTAGAAAGCCGAGGAATAGGCGTCAAACATGATAAAACAAACGTAACGAGGGGTTTAAAAGAGAACAATTTGGATTATACTCATTCATACGATTTTTCAAGAGAGCTTGTTCAAGAAGCTCTTGCACAAAACGATAACTTATCATATTTAATTGATATCCATCGAGATTCTCAGCCTAGAAGTATTACCACGACGACGATAAATGGAAAAGACTATGCACGACTCTTTTTCATAGTCGGTAAAGAAAATAAAAAGTTCGGGCAAAATTTAGAAGTTGCTAAGGAGATTAATGCGGCACTTGAACAAAAATATCCTGGAATTAGCCGAGGAGTTTTTGTTAAAACGAAATCAGAAGGGAACGGGGTCTACAACCAAGATCTAACGAACCGTGCCATGCTGCTAGAGTTTGGTGGGGTTGAGAATAACTTAAACGAACTGTATAACTCGATTGAGGCTTTTGCAGAGGTTTTTTCCACCTATTATCGAGGTGATGCAGAGAAGGTAAATGCGAATTAA
- a CDS encoding class F sortase: MKWRTYFTIIGLAALLLAGYNSNVWANFSSSYDATKEEDSGSEASDLSLRSEEFTVVDKSGDIKEMDFETERPDTSNGIVPTNVKVPSIGIDAPVNEVGVLENGQMGVPKNDAVAGWFKPGTKPGNTGNAVLAGHVDNQSGPAVFYYLKDLQKGDEIIVTNEEGKELTYVVQKSESYPPTKRLLKRSSEKQTRKGLT; this comes from the coding sequence ATGAAGTGGAGAACGTATTTTACCATTATAGGCTTAGCGGCCCTCCTGCTTGCAGGGTACAACTCAAATGTGTGGGCGAATTTCAGCTCTTCCTATGATGCAACCAAAGAAGAGGACTCAGGAAGTGAGGCTTCTGATCTCTCACTAAGATCAGAAGAATTTACCGTCGTTGATAAATCGGGGGACATCAAAGAGATGGACTTCGAAACCGAAAGACCAGATACGAGCAACGGAATCGTCCCTACCAATGTGAAGGTTCCAAGTATCGGTATCGACGCACCTGTGAATGAAGTAGGGGTACTTGAAAACGGACAAATGGGTGTACCGAAAAATGATGCAGTTGCAGGCTGGTTCAAGCCAGGAACGAAACCAGGAAACACAGGAAACGCCGTCCTCGCCGGACATGTTGATAACCAATCAGGCCCAGCCGTATTCTACTACTTGAAAGATCTGCAAAAAGGCGACGAAATCATCGTCACAAACGAAGAAGGCAAAGAGCTGACCTACGTTGTCCAGAAGTCGGAAAGCTATCCACCGACGAAGCGCCTATTAAAGAGATCTTCGGAAAAACAGACAAGAAAAGGCTTAACTTAA
- a CDS encoding DUF4396 domain-containing protein, with translation MLTLISWVALGIGFLCSIIIIVDVLKHPQMMKIMNFVWPINGLFFGPFAVWTYFKWGRLKAKNLDIEDNRGRPAKVFTSTSHCSSGCTLGDVVGVPIVSLTAMTIAGSTLFAHYAIEFILAYVFGIIFQFYAIYPMNKDQGAMESIKAAIKADSLALIAFEVGMFGWMAIVHYVLFITPPKPIEPTYWFMMQIALVLGFLTSYPANWWLVRRGIKEEM, from the coding sequence ATGTTAACCCTTATTTCGTGGGTTGCGCTAGGAATAGGTTTTTTATGTTCCATAATCATCATAGTCGATGTTTTAAAACATCCTCAGATGATGAAAATTATGAATTTTGTTTGGCCAATCAATGGGTTATTCTTTGGACCGTTTGCCGTATGGACTTATTTTAAATGGGGCCGGTTAAAAGCCAAAAATTTAGATATAGAAGATAACAGAGGAAGACCAGCAAAAGTTTTTACATCTACCAGTCACTGTTCTTCTGGTTGTACATTAGGTGATGTGGTAGGCGTTCCGATTGTGTCTTTAACAGCGATGACGATAGCGGGATCCACATTGTTTGCCCACTATGCCATTGAATTTATTTTAGCCTATGTATTTGGTATTATTTTTCAATTTTATGCCATTTATCCAATGAATAAAGATCAAGGCGCTATGGAATCTATTAAAGCTGCCATTAAGGCTGATTCTTTAGCCTTGATCGCATTTGAGGTGGGTATGTTTGGGTGGATGGCGATTGTGCATTATGTATTGTTTATCACTCCCCCAAAACCAATTGAACCAACGTATTGGTTTATGATGCAGATTGCTTTAGTTTTAGGCTTCCTGACCAGCTATCCTGCCAATTGGTGGCTGGTCAGGAGAGGTATTAAAGAGGAAATGTAG
- a CDS encoding metal-sensing transcriptional repressor → MEENVLPENSGKQPVTPRTDDEKQAVLNRLKRIEGQVRGIQKMVENDRYCVDILVQISAINKAINKVGYTLLERHTHHCVADAIEKGEGEEAIDELMKVVQQFSK, encoded by the coding sequence ATGGAAGAGAATGTTTTGCCTGAAAATAGTGGAAAACAGCCAGTAACTCCTAGAACAGATGATGAGAAGCAGGCCGTGTTAAATCGATTGAAGCGAATTGAAGGCCAAGTAAGAGGGATTCAAAAGATGGTGGAAAATGACCGTTATTGCGTGGATATCCTTGTGCAAATTTCGGCGATAAATAAAGCAATAAATAAAGTAGGATACACATTATTGGAGCGGCATACACATCACTGTGTTGCAGATGCGATAGAAAAAGGAGAAGGCGAAGAGGCTATTGATGAACTCATGAAAGTTGTTCAGCAGTTCTCCAAATAA